In the Candidatus Roizmanbacteria bacterium genome, AATGCTTTCGATTAAATGTGCAAAATATTTAACCTGTGGAGTGACCGATTCATAGTACATTCGTTTGGGTCCTAAAACTCCGATAAATCCCTTCATTTTCTCTGTATTAATATCGCCCAGAATACTCGCGCAGGTTTCATAAACCGGATCGCTAAAGTCATCCTCACCTAACATGATATACACTTCATCCTGATCCGATTGAACCTTTGTTAAGATCTTTCCCCAGTACTGTAGTTCGTCTAACTTCTTAAATAACGCTCGAGAAACATCTAGGTTGAAAAACTCTGGAATACTTAATAAATTTCCAACTCCCGCATAGTACACTTCACCGGTGCTTGTAACTGCGATTGAAAGTAATCCGGTTTTTTGTGCAAGAACCTTTGTAGCGTGGGATAACATTTTTTGGTCGTCAGCTCGCTCATCCCAAATTCCATTCTTATATGCTACTTCTTCTCCCGTGGAAAGATCCTTTTCTTTCATTAAGTGCTTTATGTAAAACCGAAATCCCTTTGCAGAAGGTATTCTTCCTGAAGAGAAATAATCTTTTTTTATGTACCCTTTCTTAGCCAACTCAACCATCTCGCTTCTGATGGTAGCCGGAGACACGCCTAGTTTATACTTCTTCTCAAGAATTTCAGATCCCACAGCAAGTCCGCTTTCGGTATACTCACGAATCAAGGCTCGAAGCACATCTGTTTGTCTGTTTGTTAGGTCATCCATATTTATATCCTTGGCTAAAAGGCTTGTCCAGAGCGTTAGCCGAAGGGTTAGCAATAGTATAGTAACTCTGCTAAAAGATGTCAACCCCGATTTTATCGAGAGTTGATTCTCAAAATAGTCGGCATCAAGAAATGAACCTATTTCACATGTGAAATAGGGGGTTTTGCAGCGACCAAGTATCGATTTTCTGTAGCAGGACAGGGGGAAATCACTTCAAGTCTTGGATCTTCTGCAAGAAACTTACCGTATAGATGTATTGCATCCTCGCTTAAAGCATTCTCTCTATCCGAATACCACCGCTTAACAAATCCTCTCGCTACTAATTCCCCTATCGTTCGACCCACTAATCTAGGGATATGCGTAGCATAAGGTAGATTTTTAGTGAAATTGTGAGAACGAACAGCTCGAAACTCAATACCTTTATCTCTTCGGTTTTTTTGTAATTCTCCTCGAACCTCTGCTAAGAATTCGCCATTCTTACTTACTGTAAAAGCCCCAAAAGGAGGAATATTTGGAAACCGCTCATCATCCTTTACTGTTAATCTAACACTGAGTCGTTCAAGGTTTGAGTTAGCTTCTTGATTGAATTCAAATAGTACCCGATCATCTGTTTTTTCTATGTCGATGGGGTGAATATCTCCAGCTGGATTTTCCATTACGAACTATTATATCAACTGGGTATAATAAACCCATGTATCGAATTGGAGCACATGTATCTATAGCAGGAGGACACATAAAAGGTATAGACAGAGCTCTGGAGATTGGGTGTAATGCAGTTCAGATCTTCTGCGCTTCACCTCGAGGATGGAACTTTGCCAAGATTCCAGACAGCGACGCTGATGCCTTCTCGAAGTTCGCGATAAAACAAGATGTAACCCCAATTTATTTTCACGCCTCTTATCTCATTAACCTTGCGGACACCGGACGAATTGGAACGCTTTCCAAGCAACTCCTTACTCACGAACTCAAGATTGCATCGTCAATGGGGGTAAGGGGAAGCATCGTTCATCTCGGGTCATATAAAGATAATGGAAAGAATCACAAACATCTTTGCGATCACATCTCGATGATTCTTGAGAAGGCGCCATCTGACGTTGAGTTCATTATCGAAAATGCCGGAAACAGAAAGATAGGAAAAGACATAGAAGAGATTGCTGAAATTATTGAGGAGGTAAAGGATAAGCGTCTTAAAGTCTGCTTAGATACTTGTCACCTCCATGCAGCGGGATACGATCTGAGTACCGAGAAATCCTACGAAGACTTTATTACCGTATTTGATGACAAAATCGGACTGGACAGACTTTCGGTTTGGCATCTCAACGACAGTCGAGATCCGTTTGGCTCACTTAGAGATCGTCATGACAATCTTGGAGAAGGTCTTGTGGGAATGGATGTATTTAAGCATCTTCTGAACCACCCCAAGACCAAACATATTCCCGTCATTCTCGAGGTTCCTGGTTTTAAGGGTGAGGGTCCGGATAAGCAGAACGTTGATATTGTAAAGTCACTTATCGTATGACCTCTCCGATCGTCCTCGCCTTTGAAGATGCGAAGAAGAATATTGCTCTCGAAGCAGAAACGATCAAAGCCTTTCAAAACCGACTGAAGAAAAACACGACCTATCTCAAGTCAGATGGCGTTGCCGATCATTTTTGTGTGGGCGTTCTCGTGGTAAATAAAAAACAGAAGAAGATGTTTGTTGGTCACCACATAAAGTCTGATCATTGGATGGGAGCGGGAGGCCACATGGAAAAGGGAGAATCTCCGCTTGATACCGTAATTAGAGAATGTAAAGAAGAATTAGGCCTCGAGGTTATTGATGCCACCATGTTTGATCTTACTCATTTCGATGATGTAAACAGATCCGACTGTATGCAGCACTATGATTTTTTCTATCGAGTGGAGTTAGAAACACTTCCTAACCTTACCGCCGACAAAGGAGAGTTTCATGAGGCTGGATGGTATTCCTTCGACGAAGTACTTAACAAAAAACTTTTACCAAAGTACCGAGCATCTCTCGTAAAAGTTTTTGAGATGTAGATGAGCTTCCGCTATTAGTCTTCATACCTATCGTGATATGCCTTCTTATCTCCATACTCTATGTAGCCTTGATGATCTACGAGCTCTATATACCCAGGGAAGCTTTTATGTTTTATTCCGCACCAGTACTTCTCTGTTTCAAGACCTATCGCTGTGGCGTAGTGAAAGAAGCCATTAGCGTAACTGCAATAAAGACAGGAGAGTTTTTCGATGGTGGTAATATACGAAAGTTGCGCCCGATCAAACACTATATAATTGTTACGTTTCACTAGCGCTATGCCACAAAGCGGAAAACATATATGGTGGTAGATCTCTAGAATTATATCGGTGAAGACTATAGGAACGAGTGGAAGCCAAATAAAAGGAATAACTACGATCCGAGAAAGAATATCGACAAGTCTCTTGTGTTTTTTATATAGCATTAAGGTTCCTCTAGTATAATGAAGCAATGATTCAACTACCAGCAGAGATTCACGCATTTATGGATATCTTTATCAATAAGGGATATCGTATTTATGTTGTAGGTGGAGCAGTTCGCAATCTTCTTCTTGGAATGGATGTTATTAACTGGGACTTCACCACCAACGCGAAGCCTGAAGAACTTAAAGAACTATTTCCAGATAGTTTTTATAACAATACATTCGGAACTGTGGGTATAAAGTTTGAAGGTCATGTGCTTGAGGTGACCACTCATCGAAAGGAAAGCGACTACTCTGACGCTCGTCATCCTGACACGATTGAATGGGCTGAAACGATTGAGGAGGACCTAGCTCGTCGTGATTTTACAATAAATGCAATAGCCCTTCACTATATTGATAGTAAACCGGTCTTGGTCGATCCTTACAATGGACAAGAAGATCTTAAGCAAAAACGTATAGTAACCGTTGGAGATCCAGATACTAGATTTGCTGAGGATGCACTTCGATTGATGCGAGCGGTTAGACTTACGGCTGAACTTGGTTTTCTCCTTGATGAAAAGACGAGAGATTCAATGAGAAATAATGCCACTCTAATCAATAAAGTTTCCGGTGAAAGAATACGAGATGAGCTTCTTAGGATAATTTCATCGAATAATCCTGCTGAGGGCGTTCTCTTCTTACGAAGCACGGGAATCTTAGAACAGATACTCCCCGAGCTTGATGCATGTTTCACTATAGAACAGAAGAGTCCCAAACGTCATCATATCTATGATGTTGGTACTCATTTAGTAATGTCTCTTAAGCACTGTCCATCAAAAGACCCTGTTACCAGACTGGCTACTCTACTACATGACATCGGAAAGGTTCAGACTTACAATAAAGATGAGACAGGACTCATTACCTTCCACAATCATGAGGTTGTTGGCGACAAACTTGTGCAAAAAATTGCTGACCGACTAAAGCTTTCCAATAAACAGAAAGAAAAGCTGGTCCTTCTTGTGAAACATCATCAGTTCACTGTCCAAGAAGATCAAACCGATAAGGCGATACGAAGATTTATTCGTGACGTTACTAAAGAATATCTTCAGGACATGCTCGACCTACGTACAGGAGATCGTATTGGTTCAGGTGCCACGCCAACTTCATGGAGACTCGATCTTTTCAAAAAACGTCTTGAGGAAGTTCAGAAACACGTATTTTCAATTACAGATCTAAAAATTGATGGAAATGACGTGATGAAACAACTCAATCTAAAACCAGGAAAACAGATTGGAGAAATTCTCAGTAAGTTATTTACCGAAATTGAGGAAGGAAGACTAAAAAATGAAAAGGAAGCTCTTCTCTCCGAGTTAAAAAAGATTGCCTAATTTCTTTTCTTCCTCACCGAGCGTTGTCGGATCTCCATGACCGGGATACACCAGCGTCTCCTCAGGAAACTCTTTAATTAAATGTTTAATTGAAGAGTATAGCTCTTGCTTGTTTGAGTACGAGAAATCGTAGCGACCGATTCCATCTTTGAAAAGAGTATCGCCTGTGAATAAAGTCCCTTCTTCTTCAATATAAATACATACACTCCCTGGAGTGTGGCCGGGAGTCTCCAAAATTTGAAATTTGAAGTTTAAAATTTGAAATTGCCCACCTTTTAAATCTATCGTGTCTGAGATGGGGATTACTACGGGAGCATGACCGAGAAAGTACTTTGCCGTCTCCTCTACTCGATCTAGTAAAAATCGATCTTTAGACGATATATATACGGGCACATTCAGAGACATCTTGAGTTCCCCAATCGCCATCACGTGATCAAAGTGTCCATGCGTCGCAATAATCGCCTTTACTTGAAGATTGTTTCGAGACATTTCTTCAAGAATAAAGTCTGCAGAGTCTCCCGGATCTATAATCACGCAGTCTTTATCCTGAATCAAAAAGTAGCAGTTCGCCTGAAGCTCCCCTAACGGATATGTAAGAATTTTCATTTACGTTTTCGTTTTTCTAGCAATACGAGCACTGGGGTCGCAATAAAGGGCGATGAGTAGGTACCGGTAACGGTTCCTATGAGAAGAGCGATGATAAAAAATCGTATCGTTGAT is a window encoding:
- a CDS encoding CCA tRNA nucleotidyltransferase, producing the protein MIQLPAEIHAFMDIFINKGYRIYVVGGAVRNLLLGMDVINWDFTTNAKPEELKELFPDSFYNNTFGTVGIKFEGHVLEVTTHRKESDYSDARHPDTIEWAETIEEDLARRDFTINAIALHYIDSKPVLVDPYNGQEDLKQKRIVTVGDPDTRFAEDALRLMRAVRLTAELGFLLDEKTRDSMRNNATLINKVSGERIRDELLRIISSNNPAEGVLFLRSTGILEQILPELDACFTIEQKSPKRHHIYDVGTHLVMSLKHCPSKDPVTRLATLLHDIGKVQTYNKDETGLITFHNHEVVGDKLVQKIADRLKLSNKQKEKLVLLVKHHQFTVQEDQTDKAIRRFIRDVTKEYLQDMLDLRTGDRIGSGATPTSWRLDLFKKRLEEVQKHVFSITDLKIDGNDVMKQLNLKPGKQIGEILSKLFTEIEEGRLKNEKEALLSELKKIA
- a CDS encoding deoxyribonuclease IV is translated as MYRIGAHVSIAGGHIKGIDRALEIGCNAVQIFCASPRGWNFAKIPDSDADAFSKFAIKQDVTPIYFHASYLINLADTGRIGTLSKQLLTHELKIASSMGVRGSIVHLGSYKDNGKNHKHLCDHISMILEKAPSDVEFIIENAGNRKIGKDIEEIAEIIEEVKDKRLKVCLDTCHLHAAGYDLSTEKSYEDFITVFDDKIGLDRLSVWHLNDSRDPFGSLRDRHDNLGEGLVGMDVFKHLLNHPKTKHIPVILEVPGFKGEGPDKQNVDIVKSLIV
- a CDS encoding MBL fold metallo-hydrolase produces the protein MKILTYPLGELQANCYFLIQDKDCVIIDPGDSADFILEEMSRNNLQVKAIIATHGHFDHVMAIGELKMSLNVPVYISSKDRFLLDRVEETAKYFLGHAPVVIPISDTIDLKGGQFQILNFKFQILETPGHTPGSVCIYIEEEGTLFTGDTLFKDGIGRYDFSYSNKQELYSSIKHLIKEFPEETLVYPGHGDPTTLGEEEKKLGNLF
- a CDS encoding NUDIX hydrolase, which gives rise to MTSPIVLAFEDAKKNIALEAETIKAFQNRLKKNTTYLKSDGVADHFCVGVLVVNKKQKKMFVGHHIKSDHWMGAGGHMEKGESPLDTVIRECKEELGLEVIDATMFDLTHFDDVNRSDCMQHYDFFYRVELETLPNLTADKGEFHEAGWYSFDEVLNKKLLPKYRASLVKVFEM